In Embleya scabrispora, the DNA window TTGTTGACGAACGTCTGGGCGATCAACTCGTCCGCCATCGATGCGCGTACGGCGGGTTCGGCGAGCCGGCCGAGCATTCGGCGGGCGGTCTTGATCGTCACGGCCGGCGCGGCGGCGATGCGCTCGGCCATCTCGCGCACGGTGGCGTCCAACGCGTCGGCGGGCACCACGCGCGAGACGATGCCGTGCGCGTACGCCTCGGCGGCGTCCATCGGCCGCCCGGTCAGCACCAGGTCGGCCGCGACCCCGTGGCCGCAGATCTGGAACAGGCGGGCCACCCCGCCGGTGTCCGGGATCACCCCGTGGGTGGTCTCGGGGAGCATGAACCGGGCGCCCTCGGCGGCGACCCGGATGTCGCATAGCAGCGCACGCTGGAAGGACGCGCCGATCGACCAGCCCCGGCAGGCGACCAGTACCGGCGCGTCCAGGTCGAACAGCTGCTGGATGCCGCGATGGCCGCGCGTCATCAACTCGTGGTGCGTGTCCTCGACCCGGTGACCGCCGATCGAGGACACGTCGCGGCCGGAGGAGAAGGACTTGCCCTCCCCGCGCCAGATCACCGCCCGGATCTCGGGGCGTTGCCGCAGTTCGCCGAGGATGCGCCAGAGCAGCGCGTCCATCTCGTCGTCGAACGCGTTGTGCCGGTCCGGGTTGTTGTTGGTGATCGTCGCGATCGGACCGTCGTAGTCGAGGAGCAGCTTGTCCGCCATGACACCCTGGGATATCCCAACGGTGCACAGGAATCGAGAGGCGTGGGCCCGGGGGGCGCGCAAGCGGCCAAGATCACAGTCGGCCGCGCGCGGGGCGACCGGCCGTGGCCGGTCGCGGGGTCGGCCGTGTGCGGTTCGGCGCCGCGCCGGGTGGGCGGCGGGGCCCGGTCAGGGGTTGCGCTGGGTCAGGCCGTAGAAGTTGCCCTCGTTGTCGCGGAAGGTGGCCCACCACCCCCATTCCTGCTGTGCGGGCTTGTCC includes these proteins:
- a CDS encoding enoyl-CoA hydratase/isomerase family protein; translated protein: MADKLLLDYDGPIATITNNNPDRHNAFDDEMDALLWRILGELRQRPEIRAVIWRGEGKSFSSGRDVSSIGGHRVEDTHHELMTRGHRGIQQLFDLDAPVLVACRGWSIGASFQRALLCDIRVAAEGARFMLPETTHGVIPDTGGVARLFQICGHGVAADLVLTGRPMDAAEAYAHGIVSRVVPADALDATVREMAERIAAAPAVTIKTARRMLGRLAEPAVRASMADELIAQTFVNKSDDYAEFRAARAERRPAHYTGS